In one window of Caenimonas aquaedulcis DNA:
- the phhA gene encoding phenylalanine 4-monooxygenase, whose translation MAVEPAVYGASERPPRGDYTRAGSDYTCEQDYAAYTEEDHDTYRRLYERQAALVPGRACDEFIRALPSLGAKERIPHFDEINARLRKATGWEIVTVPGLIPEVPFFTLLANRRFPVTDWIRKPHEFDYIVEPDVFHDLFGHVPLLFDPVFADHMQEYGKGGLKAHGLQACELLSRLYWYTIEFGLIAQDDGLRAYGAGILSSPGELLHAVEGPAPQRLPLDIERVMRTRYKIDSYQQTYFVIESFQELFDKTAPDFTPVYERVKALPEIAAEAPTVEAEPAT comes from the coding sequence ATGGCTGTCGAACCGGCGGTGTACGGGGCGAGCGAGCGTCCGCCGCGCGGCGACTACACCCGCGCTGGCAGCGACTACACCTGTGAGCAGGATTACGCCGCGTACACCGAAGAGGACCACGACACCTATCGGCGCCTGTACGAACGCCAGGCCGCGCTCGTGCCCGGCCGCGCATGCGACGAGTTCATCCGCGCACTGCCGTCCCTCGGCGCGAAGGAGCGCATCCCGCACTTCGACGAGATCAATGCGCGCCTGCGCAAGGCAACCGGCTGGGAAATCGTGACGGTGCCAGGACTGATTCCGGAAGTCCCCTTCTTCACGCTGCTCGCCAACCGGCGCTTCCCGGTCACCGACTGGATCCGAAAGCCGCACGAGTTCGACTACATCGTGGAGCCCGACGTGTTCCACGACCTGTTCGGGCATGTGCCGCTGCTGTTCGACCCGGTCTTCGCCGATCACATGCAGGAGTACGGCAAGGGCGGCCTCAAGGCGCACGGCCTGCAGGCATGCGAACTCCTGAGCCGGCTTTACTGGTACACGATCGAATTCGGCCTCATCGCGCAGGACGATGGCCTGCGCGCGTACGGCGCCGGCATCCTGAGCTCGCCCGGCGAATTGCTGCATGCCGTGGAGGGCCCGGCGCCGCAACGGCTGCCGCTGGACATCGAGCGCGTGATGCGTACGCGCTACAAGATCGACAGCTACCAGCAGACCTACTTCGTGATCGAAAGCTTCCAGGAGCTTTTCGACAAGACGGCGCCGGACTTCACGCCGGTGTATGAGCGCGTGAAGGCGCTGCCCGAGATCGCGGCGGAGGCGCCGACGGTGGAAGCCGAACCAGCAACGTGA
- a CDS encoding methyltransferase domain-containing protein produces MTNFAGDTHPALAVERYYSRLVRRHGATPWGVDWTCEPTQRLRFIQLMKIAGRRRRYSLNDLGCGYGALLGFVRERHGDTRVDYCGVDLSTAMIGQARAAGAGDASAAFVVGSVLPRVADLSVASGLFNVQLGFSRAQWQGWIRRTLRQLAGGSRLGFAVNFIAPVARGVEPLPGLYRTRPEPWIRFCERAFGAQVEPVADYGLREFTLLVRLPPSAPPPRSRAAPSRAHTPA; encoded by the coding sequence ATGACGAACTTTGCCGGCGACACACACCCCGCGCTCGCGGTGGAGCGCTACTACTCGCGCCTCGTGCGGCGGCACGGCGCAACGCCCTGGGGCGTGGACTGGACGTGCGAACCCACGCAGCGATTGCGCTTCATCCAGCTCATGAAAATCGCGGGCCGGCGCCGTCGGTACTCGCTCAACGACCTCGGTTGCGGCTACGGGGCGCTGCTCGGATTCGTGCGGGAGCGCCATGGCGACACGCGCGTCGACTACTGCGGCGTCGACCTCTCCACGGCCATGATCGGGCAGGCTCGCGCAGCGGGGGCAGGCGACGCGAGCGCGGCATTCGTCGTGGGCAGCGTGCTGCCCCGCGTGGCGGATCTATCGGTGGCGAGCGGCCTCTTCAATGTGCAGCTCGGATTTTCGAGGGCCCAGTGGCAGGGATGGATTCGCCGCACCCTGCGCCAGCTCGCTGGCGGAAGCCGGCTGGGTTTCGCGGTGAATTTCATCGCGCCGGTCGCGCGCGGTGTCGAGCCCCTGCCGGGCCTGTACCGCACGCGGCCCGAGCCGTGGATCCGGTTCTGCGAACGTGCCTTCGGGGCGCAGGTGGAACCGGTCGCGGACTACGGCCTGCGCGAATTCACGTTGCTGGTTCGGCTTCCACCGTCGGCGCCTCCGCCGCGATCTCGGGCAGCGCCTTCACGCGCTCATACACCGGCGTGA
- a CDS encoding AAA family ATPase: MTVNPTGNRFCESCGGQLQRACPSCGHDVSPGARFCGACGSSMETAAATASESVPKWGELKQATVLFADIVGSTELIAGMGPEEAMGRLRPAVLRMRHSVERFGGTVVRTLGDGVMALFGVPHTLEGHALLACQAALHMQKVFARDAHGPQIRVGLHSGEIASDPQDARDGQGGGAHGLTIHIASRVVALADPGGVCMTQTCRLLAGNACKTRCIGVHPLKGIRDPVELHELLRMELSGAMEQGARSGTFRGRARELARLVRAIDALDTGGANAIGIAGDSGAGKSRLCHEFAQLCRGRGVPVFEVRAQLYGHALPLQPILELFRTHFFGIAAADDAQAARDRIQARFQPLDPARADLELLFEFFGVGASGADAGIGAHARQARLLALLKALVRHDAAVTRVILIEDLHWLDDASEEFVSALIEAVGGTRTVLLLNYRPSYRCPWLGVAHFEQMELHELSGDEMQALVAELMTPVSTLPDLWRLVCRRAGGNPFFAEELVRAIAESNLLSTETGLPLEGLAAVERALPATVQAVVGARLDRLGEPEKTLLLMCAIIGKEIPLSVLEHVASPLASQIEKGLNGLLEAGLILPQPAEGGRRFAFRHPLIQEVAYNGQLKVRRGQLHSAVAEAMELYYAPRLDEFAGLIAYHFEAAKRHLDAARYTARAANWIASTDSARATGSWRKVRELLRTVEASAEVDSLKVLACGKIAWLSWRDGLPMPEVMRFIEEAREIAGQHDARILGLLLFLEGRMLQANGGSVDRYVELVQQARALLGPDATPGSRVLLDTALCQGYGWAGMFGKALAASDAALGGAQAADSFEEAFIGFSLRQWTLVLRGRLLIRMGQLDAAAQCLREVTCMDEQSVDPILMQIAHFGQAEAACLAGDGDAAERHARAVQQIAQRQGNAYLHVFAHACRALVDHAQDRYEVAISGFRRALDLVRRDNVAREFETELLACLAECCYATDDLEAAEALCGEVMDLSHQRKNRHQHVRALVIASAVRNARGDESAHELLARARELVRATEAGPLAFRVKALPEIVLH, translated from the coding sequence ATGACGGTCAACCCGACCGGCAACCGATTCTGCGAAAGCTGCGGCGGGCAGTTGCAGCGCGCCTGCCCGTCCTGCGGGCACGACGTTTCCCCAGGCGCGCGCTTTTGCGGCGCCTGCGGCTCCTCGATGGAGACGGCGGCCGCCACGGCGTCCGAATCGGTGCCCAAATGGGGTGAACTCAAGCAGGCCACCGTGCTCTTCGCCGACATCGTCGGCTCCACCGAACTGATCGCCGGGATGGGACCCGAAGAGGCCATGGGCCGGTTGCGGCCCGCGGTCCTTCGCATGCGCCACTCGGTGGAGCGCTTCGGCGGCACGGTCGTGCGCACCTTGGGCGACGGCGTGATGGCGCTGTTCGGCGTGCCGCACACGCTGGAGGGCCACGCGCTGCTCGCGTGCCAGGCGGCGCTCCATATGCAGAAGGTGTTCGCGCGCGACGCGCACGGACCGCAGATCCGCGTGGGCCTGCACTCGGGCGAGATCGCGTCGGATCCCCAGGATGCGAGGGACGGACAGGGCGGCGGCGCGCACGGCCTCACGATTCACATCGCAAGCCGCGTGGTGGCACTGGCGGATCCCGGCGGGGTCTGCATGACGCAGACTTGCCGCCTGCTCGCGGGCAATGCCTGCAAGACACGCTGCATCGGCGTCCACCCGCTCAAGGGCATCCGCGATCCGGTGGAACTCCACGAGCTGCTGCGCATGGAGTTGTCGGGCGCGATGGAGCAGGGCGCTCGCAGCGGTACGTTCCGCGGCCGCGCGCGGGAACTCGCGCGACTGGTCCGCGCCATCGACGCCCTCGACACGGGAGGGGCCAATGCCATCGGCATCGCGGGCGACTCGGGCGCGGGCAAGAGCCGGCTTTGCCATGAATTCGCGCAGCTGTGCCGCGGTCGCGGCGTGCCGGTGTTCGAGGTCCGCGCGCAGCTCTATGGCCACGCGCTGCCCCTGCAGCCCATCCTCGAACTCTTTCGCACGCACTTCTTCGGCATCGCCGCTGCCGACGATGCGCAGGCGGCGCGCGATCGCATCCAGGCCCGGTTCCAGCCGCTCGACCCGGCACGCGCGGACCTCGAACTGCTGTTCGAGTTCTTCGGCGTGGGGGCGTCCGGCGCGGACGCGGGCATCGGCGCCCATGCGAGGCAGGCGCGCCTGCTCGCCTTGCTCAAGGCGCTGGTGAGGCACGACGCAGCCGTCACCCGCGTGATCCTCATCGAAGACCTTCACTGGCTCGACGACGCGAGCGAGGAATTCGTTTCCGCACTGATCGAAGCCGTCGGCGGCACGCGCACGGTGCTGCTGCTGAATTACCGCCCGTCCTACCGGTGCCCGTGGCTGGGCGTGGCGCACTTCGAGCAGATGGAGCTGCACGAGCTCTCCGGCGACGAGATGCAGGCGCTCGTCGCCGAACTGATGACGCCGGTCAGCACCTTGCCCGACCTCTGGCGCCTCGTGTGCCGGCGCGCGGGCGGCAACCCGTTTTTCGCCGAAGAGCTCGTGCGCGCCATCGCGGAGAGCAACCTGCTGTCTACGGAAACCGGCCTGCCGCTCGAGGGGCTCGCCGCGGTGGAACGCGCACTGCCCGCGACAGTTCAGGCCGTCGTCGGCGCGCGGCTGGACCGGCTGGGTGAACCGGAAAAAACCTTGCTCCTGATGTGCGCCATCATCGGCAAGGAAATTCCGCTCTCCGTCCTGGAGCATGTGGCCAGTCCCCTGGCCAGCCAGATCGAAAAGGGCCTCAATGGATTGCTCGAGGCCGGGCTGATCCTTCCGCAGCCGGCAGAAGGCGGCAGGCGCTTCGCCTTTCGCCATCCGCTCATCCAGGAAGTTGCCTACAACGGCCAGCTGAAGGTGCGGCGCGGCCAGCTGCATTCCGCGGTGGCCGAAGCGATGGAGCTCTACTACGCCCCGCGGCTGGACGAATTCGCGGGCCTGATCGCCTACCACTTCGAGGCGGCGAAGCGCCATCTCGATGCGGCGCGCTACACCGCCCGCGCCGCCAACTGGATTGCTTCCACCGATTCGGCGCGCGCGACCGGCAGCTGGCGCAAGGTGCGCGAACTGTTGCGAACGGTGGAGGCGTCGGCCGAAGTGGACAGCCTCAAGGTGCTCGCGTGCGGCAAGATCGCCTGGCTCAGCTGGCGCGACGGCCTGCCCATGCCCGAGGTGATGCGCTTCATCGAAGAGGCGCGCGAGATCGCCGGCCAGCACGACGCGCGCATCCTGGGGCTCCTGCTGTTCCTCGAGGGGCGGATGCTGCAGGCCAACGGCGGATCGGTGGACCGCTACGTCGAACTCGTGCAGCAGGCGCGCGCCCTGCTCGGCCCGGACGCCACCCCCGGCAGCCGGGTGCTGCTGGACACGGCCCTGTGCCAGGGCTACGGGTGGGCGGGCATGTTCGGCAAGGCGCTGGCCGCGAGCGACGCCGCGCTCGGCGGCGCGCAGGCCGCCGACAGTTTCGAGGAAGCCTTCATCGGGTTCAGCCTGCGGCAATGGACGCTGGTGCTGCGCGGCCGCCTGTTGATCCGCATGGGCCAACTCGATGCCGCGGCGCAGTGCCTGCGCGAAGTCACGTGCATGGACGAACAGTCGGTCGATCCCATCCTGATGCAGATCGCGCACTTCGGCCAGGCCGAGGCGGCCTGCCTCGCGGGCGACGGCGACGCCGCGGAGCGGCACGCGCGGGCCGTGCAGCAGATCGCCCAACGCCAGGGCAACGCGTACCTGCATGTGTTCGCGCATGCCTGCCGCGCGCTCGTCGATCACGCGCAGGATCGCTACGAGGTCGCGATCTCGGGCTTCCGGCGCGCGCTGGACCTGGTTCGACGCGACAACGTGGCCCGGGAATTCGAGACCGAGCTCCTCGCCTGCCTGGCCGAGTGCTGCTACGCCACCGACGACCTGGAGGCGGCGGAAGCCCTGTGCGGCGAAGTGATGGACTTGTCGCACCAGCGCAAGAACCGCCACCAGCACGTGCGTGCGCTCGTGATCGCCAGCGCGGTGCGCAATGCAAGGGGGGACGAGTCCGCCCATGAATTGCTGGCGCGCGCGAGGGAACTGGTGCGCGCCACCGAGGCGGGACCGCTCGCTTTCAGGGTGAAGGCGCTGCCGGAAATCGTGCTGCACTGA
- a CDS encoding M4 family metallopeptidase: protein MLAHAQASADIRAQRRREADGAVQHKAAGRAGRAIYDAGGKKQLPGKLVRSDAGGETDDAAVNDAWRNVGITLDFYAKVFNRNSLDGRGMRVDSSVHYGDRFPNAFWSGKEMLFGDGDGIHVLGFTRSLDIVAHELAHAVTQHTVAGGLGESHRGRQVDLVGQAGALNESLSDVFASMVKQWHAKEDVHAANWLVGEGILAPHLGRAVRSLKSPGDTRLTYPDDDQAADMRAFVPGGEVHTNSGIPNRAFYLAATAIGGNSWEGAGPIWYRAMGRLTSTATFADGAEATVEVASDLAGPGSKPHKAVIAAWRKVRVIP from the coding sequence ATGCTGGCGCACGCGCAGGCGTCGGCGGACATCCGGGCGCAACGGCGCCGCGAAGCCGACGGTGCCGTGCAGCACAAGGCGGCGGGCCGAGCCGGCCGGGCGATCTACGACGCGGGCGGAAAAAAGCAGCTCCCCGGCAAACTGGTCCGCAGCGACGCCGGCGGTGAAACGGACGACGCGGCGGTCAACGACGCGTGGCGCAACGTCGGCATCACGCTCGATTTCTACGCCAAGGTCTTCAATCGCAATTCTCTCGACGGCCGGGGCATGCGCGTGGACTCGTCCGTGCATTACGGCGATCGATTTCCCAACGCCTTCTGGTCGGGCAAGGAAATGCTCTTCGGCGATGGCGACGGGATTCACGTGCTGGGATTCACGCGCTCGCTGGACATCGTCGCGCACGAACTCGCGCATGCGGTCACCCAGCACACCGTCGCCGGCGGACTCGGCGAGTCGCACCGCGGCCGCCAGGTGGACCTCGTGGGCCAGGCCGGAGCCCTGAATGAATCCCTGTCCGACGTGTTCGCGAGCATGGTGAAGCAATGGCACGCGAAAGAAGACGTGCACGCGGCGAACTGGCTGGTCGGCGAGGGCATCCTGGCGCCGCATCTCGGGCGCGCGGTGCGTTCGCTGAAGTCCCCGGGCGACACGCGGCTGACGTATCCGGACGACGACCAGGCGGCCGACATGAGGGCCTTCGTGCCGGGTGGGGAAGTGCACACCAACTCGGGCATCCCCAACCGCGCGTTCTACCTCGCGGCCACTGCCATCGGCGGCAACTCCTGGGAAGGCGCGGGACCGATCTGGTACCGCGCGATGGGCCGCCTCACGTCCACGGCCACCTTCGCGGACGGGGCCGAGGCGACGGTGGAAGTTGCAAGCGATCTCGCGGGACCCGGCTCGAAGCCGCACAAGGCCGTCATCGCGGCCTGGCGCAAGGTGCGCGTCATCCCCTGA
- a CDS encoding Crp/Fnr family transcriptional regulator has protein sequence MNANGRTAAQERLIDALNPGLRALAVRGVFRNYKKNSVIINEGEMGDSIFVLLEGAVKVFSTDQNGREITYGDIRAGDYFGELSLDGGPRSASVMTQEPSVCSVVSRAAVREHLAEEPEFALDLVAQVIRRARAATETARNMALLDVYGRVIATLEGHGGPARPGAPILLTQITHQSIASRVGASREMVSRLLKDLEKGGYIELGVKRITLLKKLPARW, from the coding sequence ATGAATGCGAACGGCCGCACTGCTGCCCAGGAAAGACTCATCGACGCACTGAATCCCGGCCTTCGGGCCCTCGCGGTCCGCGGCGTCTTTCGCAACTACAAGAAGAACAGCGTGATCATCAACGAGGGCGAGATGGGGGACTCCATCTTCGTGCTCCTCGAGGGCGCGGTGAAAGTGTTTTCCACGGACCAGAACGGCCGCGAAATCACGTACGGGGACATCCGCGCCGGGGATTACTTCGGCGAACTGTCCCTCGATGGCGGCCCGCGTTCGGCCTCGGTGATGACACAGGAGCCTTCCGTCTGTTCGGTGGTGAGCCGCGCGGCGGTTCGCGAGCACCTCGCCGAAGAACCCGAATTCGCCCTCGACCTGGTCGCCCAGGTCATCCGGCGAGCGCGTGCGGCGACCGAGACCGCCCGCAACATGGCGTTGCTGGATGTTTATGGCCGCGTGATCGCCACGCTCGAGGGGCACGGGGGACCCGCGCGCCCGGGCGCACCCATCCTCCTGACCCAGATCACCCACCAGAGCATCGCGAGCCGCGTCGGCGCGTCGCGCGAGATGGTCAGCCGCCTCCTGAAGGACCTCGAGAAGGGCGGCTACATCGAGCTCGGTGTCAAGCGCATCACCCTGCTGAAGAAGCTTCCCGCGCGCTGGTAG
- a CDS encoding helix-turn-helix transcriptional regulator — protein sequence MDMLVEAGDPVTAFAGDADPGLSAGLAYLVDELAHGVIVATTQGRMLHASQPARHELSRRRILFISEGRLMACTPEGAHVLQEALAKVAEGKRSLVELVAPSGPGLTLALLPLKGGSSRSPRAAILLARASVCDSLMLCFFARNHGLTSTEEQVLGILCQGSSAPQVAQQLKVAVSTVRSHVRSMCAKTRSSGVRELINRVAVLPPIAPPFRHEPMH from the coding sequence ATGGACATGCTTGTGGAGGCCGGCGACCCGGTCACTGCCTTTGCGGGGGACGCCGATCCTGGCCTGAGTGCGGGCCTCGCGTACCTTGTCGATGAACTCGCCCACGGCGTGATCGTCGCCACCACCCAAGGGCGCATGCTGCACGCCAGCCAGCCTGCCCGCCATGAATTGAGCCGGCGGCGCATCCTCTTCATCAGCGAAGGACGGCTGATGGCCTGCACACCGGAAGGCGCCCATGTCCTGCAGGAAGCGCTTGCGAAGGTCGCGGAGGGCAAGCGCAGCCTGGTCGAACTCGTCGCACCCTCCGGCCCGGGCCTGACGCTTGCGCTACTTCCCCTGAAAGGCGGGTCGAGCCGCTCACCCCGCGCCGCGATCCTGCTTGCGCGGGCGTCCGTGTGCGATTCGCTCATGCTCTGCTTTTTCGCGCGCAACCATGGCCTCACATCGACCGAAGAGCAGGTGCTGGGCATCCTGTGCCAGGGATCCTCGGCGCCGCAGGTCGCGCAGCAGTTGAAGGTGGCCGTGTCGACAGTGCGCAGCCATGTACGCAGCATGTGCGCCAAGACAAGGTCCAGCGGGGTGCGCGAACTCATCAACCGGGTCGCCGTCCTGCCGCCCATCGCGCCCCCGTTTCGACACGAGCCCATGCACTGA
- a CDS encoding esterase/lipase family protein, with the protein MQTRSILARLQQAITLSLLACAAAWLDWFWATSPLLAVCGFVLIGMGYSLFLAAEFIALRLAGRAPAALRPGWKELLRAWLAETATAPRVFCWRQPFRWKAVPDELGASRDAGRKRGVVFIHGFFCNRGFWAPWLTRARAEGRCYAAVNLEPVFGSIDEYAPLIGRAVRAVTQATGLAPVVVCHSMGGLAARAWLRAQGGAAVHHVVTIGSPHRGTWLARFSRGGNGRQMQEGGMWLAELERVESARQAPEFTCWYSNCDNIVFPVLTATLPGADNRLVRGAAHVDLAFRPEVMDATFLLFERSDPR; encoded by the coding sequence ATGCAAACGCGCTCGATACTGGCCCGGCTGCAGCAGGCCATCACGCTGTCGCTTCTTGCGTGCGCCGCAGCCTGGCTCGACTGGTTCTGGGCGACGTCTCCCTTGCTCGCCGTGTGCGGGTTTGTGCTGATCGGCATGGGCTACTCGCTCTTCCTCGCAGCGGAATTCATCGCGCTGCGCCTTGCCGGACGGGCACCGGCGGCGTTGCGGCCCGGATGGAAGGAATTGCTGCGGGCCTGGCTCGCCGAAACCGCCACGGCGCCCCGCGTGTTTTGCTGGCGCCAGCCCTTTCGCTGGAAGGCGGTGCCCGACGAACTCGGCGCCTCGCGGGATGCGGGCCGCAAGCGCGGGGTCGTTTTCATTCACGGATTCTTCTGCAACCGCGGCTTCTGGGCGCCATGGCTGACCCGTGCACGCGCGGAGGGCCGTTGCTATGCGGCCGTGAACCTCGAGCCGGTGTTCGGCAGCATCGACGAGTACGCGCCCCTGATCGGCCGCGCGGTTCGTGCGGTGACGCAGGCGACGGGGCTCGCACCGGTGGTTGTGTGCCATAGCATGGGCGGCCTTGCCGCGCGCGCGTGGCTGCGGGCGCAAGGGGGCGCCGCGGTGCATCACGTGGTCACCATCGGTTCGCCGCATCGGGGGACCTGGCTCGCACGGTTTTCGCGCGGCGGCAATGGTCGCCAGATGCAAGAGGGCGGCATGTGGCTGGCCGAACTCGAGCGGGTCGAGAGCGCCCGCCAGGCTCCCGAATTCACCTGCTGGTACTCCAACTGCGACAACATCGTCTTTCCCGTCCTCACCGCCACCTTGCCCGGCGCGGACAACCGGCTCGTGCGCGGGGCCGCGCACGTCGACCTGGCGTTCCGTCCCGAAGTCATGGACGCGACCTTCCTGCTGTTCGAACGCAGCGACCCGAGGTGA
- a CDS encoding FFLEELY motif protein — protein MEAARQIRDAVARVSLLRQAFDQRPGLRDAVREVKRFQSRRFAGTYADLLRGGPHADASRFFLDELYSDKDYTERDAQFSRIAGAIERFFPHQVVDTSVALADLHALTEDLDQAMALAWLHTCAGAASEASRYVCAWRAVGRRQDRLQQLEVVMRIGREMAHLTRTPGLRLMLKMMRGPAMAAGMASLQRFLESGFDHFASMARHPGQVESFLEIIRTRETALLTDLFDAPLVACETELARTLGQAP, from the coding sequence ATGGAAGCCGCACGACAAATTCGCGACGCGGTCGCCCGCGTTTCGCTGCTGCGACAGGCCTTCGACCAACGGCCCGGGTTGCGCGACGCCGTTCGGGAGGTGAAGCGCTTCCAGTCCCGGCGGTTTGCCGGTACTTATGCAGACCTGCTGCGCGGAGGTCCGCACGCAGATGCATCGCGCTTCTTCCTTGACGAGCTCTACAGCGACAAGGACTACACGGAAAGGGATGCGCAGTTCTCGCGCATTGCCGGTGCGATCGAAAGATTCTTTCCCCACCAGGTGGTGGACACGTCTGTCGCCCTGGCCGACCTGCACGCGCTGACCGAAGACCTGGACCAGGCCATGGCGCTCGCGTGGCTGCACACGTGCGCCGGGGCGGCGAGCGAGGCCTCGCGCTACGTTTGCGCGTGGCGCGCCGTCGGCCGGCGGCAGGATCGGCTGCAACAGCTGGAGGTCGTCATGCGGATCGGTCGGGAAATGGCGCATCTCACGCGCACTCCCGGGCTGCGCCTGATGCTGAAGATGATGCGCGGCCCCGCCATGGCTGCCGGCATGGCGTCGCTGCAGCGATTCCTCGAAAGCGGATTCGACCACTTCGCCTCGATGGCGCGGCACCCCGGGCAGGTCGAGTCTTTCCTCGAAATCATTCGCACGCGCGAAACAGCCCTGCTCACCGATCTTTTCGACGCTCCGCTTGTCGCCTGCGAGACGGAACTTGCGCGCACACTAGGACAAGCCCCCTAA
- a CDS encoding AMP-binding protein has translation MEKYWLKSYPEGVPHDVHPEQYRSLTQLLEESFRKNASRPFSVCMERWMSYGQLDDLSAALGAWLQSQGLEPGARVAIMLPNIPQFAVTMAAVLRAGYTCVNVNPLYTARELEHQLKDSGATTIVILENFAKTLEEVIERTPVKHVVMASMGDLLGFWFGNWITFAVRHLAKMVPAYKLPLAGGLQVTPFNRAIAAGMSMKLAPAQQDLESIAFLQYTGGTTGLSKGAILTHRNIVAAILQAEAWFTPALQRVGDVSKTNSIAALPLYHIFALTLSLLAIRWGSHLTLIPNPRDFGKFIDVLKRRPFHLFPAVNTLFNALMQHPQFKGIDFSQLCVSQAGGMAASEGTARQWQKATGCPMVEGWGMSETCAIGTNNPVLSKEFSGTIGLPLPGIEIAIKDDDGRSLPMGQAGEICIKGPNVMRGYYNQPEENAKAFTSDGFMRTGDIGVMDERGYSKIVDRKKDMILVSGFNVFPNELENVISLCPGVIECAAIGIPDEKQGEAIKVFVVKNDPTLSEDDVAKYCRQNLTGYKVPKYIEFRDDLPKTNVGKILRRELRSAR, from the coding sequence ATGGAAAAGTATTGGCTCAAGAGCTATCCCGAGGGCGTTCCGCATGATGTCCACCCGGAGCAGTACCGCTCGCTGACCCAGTTGCTGGAGGAGTCGTTCAGGAAGAATGCTTCGCGTCCCTTCTCCGTCTGCATGGAGCGGTGGATGTCGTATGGCCAGCTCGACGACCTGTCCGCGGCCCTGGGCGCCTGGCTCCAATCGCAGGGCCTCGAACCGGGCGCGAGGGTGGCGATCATGCTGCCGAACATCCCGCAGTTCGCCGTCACGATGGCCGCCGTGCTGCGCGCAGGGTACACCTGCGTCAACGTCAATCCCCTCTACACGGCGCGGGAGCTCGAGCACCAGCTCAAGGACTCCGGCGCCACCACGATCGTCATCCTCGAGAACTTTGCCAAGACCCTGGAAGAGGTGATCGAACGCACGCCGGTCAAGCACGTCGTGATGGCGTCGATGGGGGACCTGCTCGGATTCTGGTTCGGCAACTGGATCACCTTCGCGGTGCGCCACCTGGCGAAGATGGTGCCCGCCTACAAGCTGCCGCTCGCAGGCGGCCTCCAGGTGACGCCATTCAACCGCGCCATCGCGGCAGGCATGTCGATGAAGCTGGCCCCGGCGCAGCAGGATCTGGAATCGATCGCGTTCCTGCAATACACAGGCGGCACCACAGGGTTGTCGAAGGGAGCCATCCTCACGCACCGCAACATCGTGGCGGCGATCCTGCAGGCCGAGGCCTGGTTCACCCCCGCCCTCCAGCGCGTCGGGGACGTGAGCAAGACCAACAGCATTGCGGCGCTGCCGCTGTATCACATCTTCGCGCTGACCTTGTCGCTGCTCGCGATCCGATGGGGGTCTCACCTGACGCTCATCCCGAATCCACGCGATTTCGGCAAATTCATCGACGTGCTGAAACGGCGTCCGTTCCACCTGTTCCCCGCCGTGAACACCCTGTTCAACGCGCTGATGCAGCATCCCCAATTCAAGGGCATCGACTTCTCGCAACTGTGCGTCTCTCAAGCCGGGGGCATGGCCGCCTCGGAAGGCACGGCCCGCCAATGGCAGAAGGCAACCGGATGTCCGATGGTCGAGGGGTGGGGCATGAGCGAGACTTGTGCGATCGGCACGAACAACCCGGTCCTCAGCAAGGAGTTTTCCGGCACGATCGGTCTCCCGCTCCCCGGCATCGAGATCGCGATCAAGGACGACGACGGCCGTTCGCTGCCGATGGGCCAGGCGGGCGAGATCTGCATCAAGGGGCCCAACGTGATGCGGGGCTATTACAACCAGCCCGAAGAAAACGCCAAGGCATTCACGAGTGACGGCTTCATGCGGACCGGCGACATCGGGGTGATGGATGAGCGCGGGTACAGCAAGATTGTCGATCGCAAGAAGGACATGATCCTGGTGAGCGGCTTCAATGTCTTCCCGAACGAACTCGAAAACGTGATCTCGCTGTGTCCCGGCGTGATCGAGTGCGCTGCCATCGGCATCCCCGACGAAAAGCAGGGCGAGGCCATCAAGGTCTTCGTTGTGAAGAACGACCCGACACTCTCCGAAGACGATGTCGCCAAGTACTGCCGCCAGAACCTGACCGGCTACAAGGTGCCCAAATACATCGAGTTCCGCGATGACCTGCCGAAGACGAACGTCGGAAAGATCCTGCGGCGCGAGTTGCGCAGCGCACGCTAG